A window from Culex pipiens pallens isolate TS chromosome 3, TS_CPP_V2, whole genome shotgun sequence encodes these proteins:
- the LOC120414831 gene encoding probable 28S ribosomal protein S26, mitochondrial has translation MSGFSTAAGLLASRCLVSPLQHQTVASQTLLQYTAVRFRRKPRWLGTAKSKLFRVPERRQQIEEERVELMRLHNNYHTQMKAVRRFLIDEVEAFKLVSRAGMVIQTPEEAEAEWEEVQRINEEWNKSVAEVREKRLDEEREQRKTFILERLVAKEARDQERQERVEARVRAEKEQGKTFITRDNIDQAIERALVQPTSYNFAIDSNGNLHRQDDEVQSQEAKSP, from the coding sequence ATGTCTGGCTTTTCGACCGCCGCCGGTTTGCTGGCCTCGCGATGCTTGGTAAGCCCACTGCAGCACCAAACGGTGGCGTCGCAAACGCTGCTCCAGTACACCGCCGTCCGATTCCGCCGGAAGCCTCGCTGGCTGGGCACGGCCAAGAGCAAACTGTTCCGCGTCCCGGAACGGCGCCAGCAGATCGAGGAGGAAAGGGTCGAGCTGATGCGGCTGCACAACAACTATCACACCCAGATGAAGGCGGTCCGCCGGTTCCTGATCGACGAGGTCGAGGCGTTTAAGCTGGTGTCCCGCGCCGGTATGGTCATTCAAACGCCGGAGGAGGCCGAGGCCGAGTGGGAGGAGGTGCAGCGGATCAACGAGGAGTGGAATAAGAGCGTGGCGGAGGTGCGCGAGAAACGGTTGGACGAGGAACGTGAGCAGAGGAAGACGTTCATTTTGGAGCGGTTGGTGGCGAAGGAGGCACGGGACCAGGAACGGCAGGAACGGGTTGAGGCGCGTGTGCGAGCGGAGAAGGAACAGGGCAAGACGTTCATCACGCGGGACAACATCGATCAGGCTATTGAGCGGGCGCTGGTGCAACCGACCAGCTACAATTTTGCCATCGATTCCAACGGAAATCTTCACCGTCAGGACGATGAAGTGCAAAGTCAGGAAGCGAAAAGCCCTTGA
- the LOC120414808 gene encoding ankyrin repeat domain-containing protein 27-like yields MDAQQYDEDLSQNLFFRKLQLDHQIFLDTAPIEGWIVCIPRSGSINEKCLTDQEFLLAQILVPNEELPETHFTNLSCADVRLNGRQLLTGGLKVTILFEELFYTKDGLKYKIWCIERPLCDTRPYGLVLDDDFGKLITIRKLQDAVEFIRTVAKPRYVFSKIDAAVQTFIKHRSSFLNCNLKLYKEDVKKLYISCLEIILQNRKLKDRCQRDAHLKRNVKIAVETYMMDKLYDHLREVITVCHQDQVESFNKTIRNLSDIHVSELSLRRSYADVIPAVKKELLRVDDCRTAVDKINCLKRAFEIIAREQAGPRVVTTAKGSADQKLATADDVIPLLIFVVIKTGLTNWIMNLTFLKEFQLNEATQAAQKDKFGQSSYMITTLEAVIVYISCCSIERSQRLGIDLMPREDMQMKRFSEMTFRNADQFLNYLFTLMKNNEEDEILEIFQDFNNNGQTVISQYKKCHPLCVCSKCESLPYQPHIDDRNQNGLAAIHLAATLGSPKLLTLILNLKPNVDAVDAKNWTALHYAAANGHQNLLLLLLHAGININSTSNDQHTSLHLACLNGHSGCVKALLYFSEHMKIHVDIDAQTQLGQTSLHYAAKWGFSDIVETLLEHSATVNVANRVGATPLKYAHSTKIGKMLKEAYVDQQKRRKSPKSSPVKSGDFVMLSDEDLLDDETFIEYRNIEEMKRIDKAVTAIAAHDTKLACFYLGLEVFPPIETSSPKDYSTTEKACHPLCTCQRCLNDSADFYTLLRKPFASSKSSPATKLNLNATNGEGLTALHVAAIHGNLDMVNILMDHHVSVSARTKSGATALHYACRERRLNVIKLLLNRCHSADIIDLKDCRGDTPLHYAVEQNQLRIVEILLSAKADKSLRNLAGRRPIDIARDRLFFNVVNVLERKW; encoded by the exons atGGACGCGCAGCAATACGATGAAGACCTTTCGCAAAACCTCTTCTTCCGGAAACTACAGCTGGATCATCAAATCTTCCTCGATACGGCCCCCATCGAGGGCTGGATAGTGTGCATTCCGCGCAGTGGTTCGATCAACGAAAAGTGTCTGACCGACCAGGAGTTCCTGCTGGCGCAGATTCTCGTGCCCAACGAGGAACTACCCGAAACTCACTTCACCAACTTGAGCTGCGCTGACGTGAGGCTCAATGGACGCCAGCTGCTGACCGGAGGACTCAAGGTCACGATCCTGTTTGAGGAACTGTTCTACACCAAGGACGGACTCAAGTACAAGATCTGGTGCATCGAAAGACCGCTGTGCGACACTAGGCCGTACGGGCTAGTCCTGGACGACGACTTCGGCAAACTAATCACCATCCGTAAGCTTCAGGACGCGGTCGAGTTCATTCGGACCGTCGCCAAACCTCGGTACGTGTTCTCCAAAATTGACGCCGCCGTGCAGACCTTCATAAAGCATCGCTCCTCCTTCCTCAACTGCAACCTCAAGCTCTACAAAGAAGACGTGAAAAAACTCTACATTAGCTGTCTGGAAATCATTCTGCAAAATCGCAAACTCAAAGACCGCTGCCAGCGGGATGCCCACCTCAAGCGCAACGTGAAAATCGCCGTCGAAACGTACATGATGGACAAACTGTACGACCACCTGCGCGAGGTCATCACCGTCTGCCACCAGGACCAGGTCGAGAGCTTCAACAAAACCATCCGCAACCTGTCCGACATTCACGTGTCCGAGCTGAGTCTACGGCGCAGCTACGCCGACGTAATCCCGGCCGTCAAGAAAGAGCTGCTCCGCGTTGACGACTGTCGGACCGCGGTTGATAAGATCAACTGTTTGAAGAGAGCGTTCGAGATAATTGCGCGCGAGCAAGCCGGACCTAGGGTGGTGACGACGGCCAAAGGTAGCGCGGATCAAAAGCTGGCCACGGCAGACGATGTGATCCCGCTGTTGATATTTGTCGTTATTAAAACAG GCCTGACTAACTGGATAATGAACCTAACTTTCCTCAAAGAGTTCCAACTGAACGAGGCAACGCAAGCGGCGCAGAAAGATAAATTTGGCCAGAGCAGTTACATGATAACGACCCTCGAAGCGGTCATCGTGTACATCAGCTGTTGCAGCATCGAACGATCCCAGCGGCTGGGCATAGATTTGATGCCCCGCGAGGACATGCAAATGAAGCGGTTCTCCGAAATGACCTTCCGCAACGCGGATCAGTTTTTGAACTATCTGTTCACGCTGATGAAGAACAACGAGGAGGACGAGATATTGGAGATTTTCCAAGATTTCAACAACAACGGCCAGACGGTCATTTCGCAGTATAAAAAATGCCACCCGTTGTGCGTTTGCAGCAAGTGTGAATCGTTGCCGTATCAGCCCCACATTGACGATCGTAACCAGAACGGGTTGGCCGCGATTCACCTGGCTGCGACGCTCGGAAGTCCGAAGCTGCTCACGCTCATTTTGAACTTGAAACCGAACGTCGATGCAGTGGACGCCAAGAACTGGACGGCGTTGCATTACGCCGCCGCGAATGGCCATCAgaatctgctgctgctgttgttgcatGCCGGCATCAATATCAATAGCACTAGCAACGATCAGCACACATCACTTCATCTAGCTTGTCTAAATGGCCACAGTGGATGTGTGAAGGCGTTGTTGTACTTTTCCGAACATATGAAGATCCACGTGGACATCGATGCCCAAACGCAACTTGGTCAAACGTCGCTTCATTACGCGGCCAAGTGGGGCTTCTCCGACATTGTGGAAACCCTGCTGGAACACTCGGCGACCGTCAACGTGGCCAACCGAGTTGGAGCAACACCGTTGAAGTACGCTCACAGcaccaaaattggcaaaatgctCAAGGAAGCGTACGTCGATCAGCAGAAGCGTCGCAAATCACCCAAATCTAGTCCAGTCAAGAGTGGTGACTTTGTGATGCTCTCAGACGAGGACCTGCTCGACGACGAAACATTCATCGAGTATCGCAACATCGAAGAAATGAAACGCATAGACAAAGCAGTCACGGCGATCGCAGCCCATGACACCAAGCTTGCATGCTTCTACCTCGGATTGGAGGTCTTCCCACCGATCGAAACGTCCTCCCCGAAGGATTACTCCACCACGGAGAAAGCATGCCACCCTCTTTGTACCTGTCAGCGATGTCTGAACGATTCGGCAGATTTCTACACTCTGCTAAGAAAACCCTTCGCCTCCTCCAAGTCTTCCCCCGCCACGAAGCTCAACCTGAATGCAACCAACGGTGAAGGCCTGACGGCGCTGCACGTAGCCGCGATCCACGGAAACCTGGACATGGTCAACATCCTGATGGACCACCACGTCAGCGTGTCCGCCCGTACCAAGTCCGGCGCGACGGCCCTTCACTATGCGTGTCGCGAACGCCGGCTGAACGTCATCAAGCTGCTGTTGAACCGGTGCCACAGTGCGGACATCATCGACCTCAAGGATTGTCGCGGCGATACTCCGCTGCACTACGCCGTCGAGCAGAATCAGCTTCGCATCGTGGAGATTTTGCTGAGTGCCAAAGCCGACAAGAGTCTGCGCAATCTGGCTGGAAGGCGACCGATCGATATCGCGCGCGACCGGCTgttcttcaatgttgtgaacgTGCTCGAGCGGAAGTGGTAA
- the LOC120414830 gene encoding DNA-directed RNA polymerase III subunit RPC4, protein MESTIKIKQEPGLSPKPSATIAGTGPQPLSQPATAIVKTERLTSFRVPRDLTLGGLTNGRAVKPAANKKVYTPNLNAVRNKDTNVKTASTGPKQRIKPERNKDGKAGAGRGKNALIQTSGIFSEGLAQRTLQRSRYEKMNNSAREPGEAMRRPVLRSEIKVDPEEERKRICDLFGEPDEEEGLLSSEGAKKYDANMPVKLDNLDYKIKPSAAGPLKVEVKDELLKQEPGDLLEAIKANAGAQNNLFLLQLPDALPGKTDTEVRRPDPAAAKPAEGTTENGGAVQDPPRCTVRELEEGYIGKVLRYRSGKVKLLLGETMFDLTMGMDSGFLQELVSINTNAEERSGNIIDLATIKAKLNASPDWEYLFKKAA, encoded by the exons ATGGAATCGACGATCAAGATCAAGCAAGAACCGGGCCTCAGCCCGAAACCGTCTGCCACGATTGCAGGCACCGGCCCTCAACCACTGTCCCAACCTGCCACAGCGATCGTTAAAACTGAACGGCTAACGTCGTTTCGCGTGCCCCGGGACCTGACCCTCGGCGGACTTACCAATGGACGCGCCGTTAAACCGGCGGCCAACAAGAAGGTGTACACGCCCAACCTGAACGCCGTTCGGAACAAGGACAC AAACGTAAAGACTGCCTCGACCGGTCCCAAGCAGCGGATCAAACCGGAACGGAACAAAGATGGCAAGGCGGGCGCTGGCCGGGGCAAGAACGCCCTCATCCAAACGTCCGGCATCTTCTCGGAAGGGTTGGCCCAGCGGACGCTGCAGCGATCGCGCTACGAAAAGATGAACAACTCAGCGCGGGAACCGGGCGAGGCCATGCGGCGGCCGGTGCTGCGCTCGGAGATCAAGGTCGACCCGGAGGAGGAACGAAAACGGATTTGCGACTTGTTTGGGGAGCCGGACGAGGAGGAAGGACTGTTGTCCTCGGAGGGAGCGAAAAAGTACGACGCCAACATGCCGGTCAAGCTGGACAATT TGGACTACAAAATCAAACCGAGTGCCGCCGGCCCGCTAAAGGTCGAGGTCAAGGACGAACTGCTCAAACAGGAACCGGGCGATTTGCTGGAGGCCATCAAGGCGAACGCCGGCGCCCAGAACAATCTGTTCCTGCTGCAGCTGCCGGACGCGTTGCCGGGCAAAACGGACACCGAGGTGCGACGACCTGATCCGGCGGCCGCAAAACCAGCCGAAGGCACCACCGAGAATGGGGGTGCCGTGCAGGATCCTCCCCGGTGTACCGTGCGAGAGCTAGAGGAAGGTTACATCGGCAAGGTGCTGCGGTATCGTTCCGGCAAGGTCAAGTTGCTGCTGGGCGAGACCATGTTCGACCTGACGATGGGCATGGACAGCGGCTTTCTGCAGGAGCTCGTGTCGATCAATACGAACGCGGAGGAACGAAGTGGGAATATTATCGATTTGGCCACGATCAAGGCCAAGCTGAACGCGTCCCCCGACTGGGAGTATTTGTTCAAAAAGGCAGCGTGA
- the LOC120414792 gene encoding V-type proton ATPase catalytic subunit A has protein sequence MSNLKKIADEDRESKFGYVFAVSGPVVTAEKMAGSAMYELVRVGYYELVGEIIRLEGDMATIQVYEETSGVTVGDPVLRTGKPLSVELGPGIMGSIFDGIQRPLKDINELTQSIYIPKGINTPSLSRTQSWGFNPMNVKVGSHITGGDLYGLVHENTLVKHKLLVPPRAKGTVRYIAPPGNYTVEDIILETEFDGEVNKYSMLQVWPVRQPRPVTEKMPANHPLLTGQRVLDSLFPCVQGGTTAIPGAFGCGKTVISQALSKYSNSDVIVYVGCGERGNEMSEVLRDFPELSVEIDGVTESIMKRTALVANTSNMPVAAREASIYTGITLSEYFRDMGYNVSMMADSTSRWAEALREISGRLAEMPADSGYPAYLGARLASFYERAGRVKCLGNPEREGSVSIVGAVSPPGGDFSDPVTSATLGIVQVFWGLDKKLAQRKHFPSINWLISYSKYMRALDDFYDKNFQEFVPLRTKVKEILQEEEDLSEIVQLVGKASLAETDKITLEVAKLLKDDFLQQNSYSAYDRFCPFYKTVGMLRNIIGFYDMARHAVETTAQSENKITWNVIREAMGNILYQLSSMKFKDPVKDGEAKIKADFDQLYEDLQQAFRNLED, from the exons ATGTCCAACCTAAAGAAGATCGCCGATGAGGACCGCGAGTCCAAATTCGGATATGTCTTTGCCGTGTCCGGTCCCG tCGTAACGGCCGAGAAGATGGCCGGATCGGCTATGTACGAGCTGGTCCGTGTCGGTTACTACGAGCTGGTCGGTGAGATCATTCGGTTGGAGGGCGACATGGCCACCATCCAGGTGTACGAGGAAACGTCCGGCGTCACCGTGGGCGATCCCGTGCTGCGTACGGGCAAGCCCCTGTCCGTGGAACTTGGCCCCGGTATCATGGGCAGCATCTTTGACGGTATCCAGCGTCCGCTGAAGGACATCAACGAGCTGACCCAGTCGATCTACATCCCGAAGGGTATCAACACGCCGTCGCTGTCGCGTACCCAGAGCTGGGGCTTCAACCCGATGAACGTGAAGGTCGGCTCGCACATCACCGGTGGAGATCTGTACGGTTTGGTGCACGAGAACACACTGGTCAAGCACAAGCTGCTGGTGCCGCCACGTGCCAAGGGTACCGTGCGTTACATTGCCCCACCCGGCAACTACACCGTCGAGGACATTATCCTGGAGACGGAGTTCGATGGGGAGGTCAACAAGTACAGCATGTTGCAGGTGTGGCCCGTGCGTCAGCCCCGTCCAGTGACGGAGAAGATGCCCGCTAACCATCCGCTGTTGACCGGTCAGCGTGTGCTGGATTCGCTGTTCCCTTGCGTCCAGGGAGGTACCACTGCCATCCCCGGTGCCTTCGGTTGCGGTAAAACTGTCATCTCGCAGGCCCTGTCCAAGTACTCCAACTCGGATGTCATCGTGTACGTCGGTTGCGGCGAACGTGGTAACGAAATGTCTGAAGTATTGCGTGATTTCCCCGAGCTGTCGGTCGAAATTGACGGCGTGACCGAGTCCATCATGAAGCGTACCGCGCTGGTCGCCAACACGTCCAACATGCCTGTCGCCGCTCGTGAAGCTTCCATCTACACCGGTATCACGCTGTCCGAGTACTTCCGTGACATGGGTTACAACGTGTCCATGATGGCCGATTCGACCTCCCGTTGGGCCGAGGCTCTGCGTGAAATCTCCGGTCGTCTCGCTGAGATGCCTGCCGATTCCGGTTATCCGGCCTACCTGGGCGCTCGTCTCGCTTCCTTCTACGAGCGTGCCGGTCGCGTCAAGTGTCTCGGAAACCCGGAGCGCGAGGGTTCCGTGTCCATCGTCGGTGCCGTATCGCCGCCCGGTGGTGACTTCTCCGATCCCGTCACGTCCGCCACCCTCGGTATCGTGCAGGTGTTCTGGGGTTTGGACAAGAAGCTCGCTCAGCGTAAGCACTTCCCCTCGATCAACTGGTTGATTTCCTACAG TAAGTACATGCGCGCCCTGGACGACTTCTACGACAAGAACTTCCAGGAGTTTGTGCCGCTGCGTACCAAGGTCAAGGAGATCCTGCAGGAGGAGGAAGATCTGTCCGAAATCGTGCAGCTGGTCGGTAAGGCGTCCCTCGCCGAAACCGACAAGATCACCCTCGAGGTGGCCAAGCTGCTCAAGGACGACTTCCTGCAGCAGAACTCGTACTCGGCGTACGATCGGTTCTGTCCGTTCTACAAGACGGTCGGCATGCTGCGAAACATTATCGGCTTCTACGACATGGCCCGCCACGCCGTCGAGACCACGGCCCAGTCCGAGAACAAGATCACCTGGAACGTGATCCGCGAGGCGATGGGCAACATCCTGTACCAGCTGTCGTCGATGAAGTTCAAG GACCCAGTGAAGGACGGCGAGGCGAAGATCAAGGCCGATTTCGACCAGCTGTACGAGGATCTGCAGCAGGCTTTCCGTAACCTGGAGGATTAA